A stretch of DNA from Poecilia reticulata strain Guanapo linkage group LG18, Guppy_female_1.0+MT, whole genome shotgun sequence:
ACCTGCAAAGTAATCCAGGGTGTGTCTCCCTCATCTGTCCTCTCTGTTCTTTCATATATAGAGAAGACAAGAGAAAACACCTGGATGCTGCTCCGGgtgttttattgaaacattGTCCAGTAGTGGTTGCAGCCCAACCTTCCTCTTGGTCTCGGTCAGTAAATCTTcgcatttctgacatttttcatttctgcgCAGTCCTTGTACCCGACCGTGACAACAGATTTACAGGTACCACTGAGGAAAAATGGGTAAAGTGGACAAATGGAGAGTAAAACGAAAAGTGTAATAATACAAAACTcctgtttttatgaaatataaaacaaattctgacaATGGATCTGTGAGATTCAGTGTCCTTCGCTCCATCATCTATATATGCCAAGTTTTCTTCAAATAGCTCTTCTTGTTGGAAATCATTTCAttggaagtgaaataaaatgtttctgtccttcaaaattgtatttgtgatgtttttttatagaGTCAACTAAAGAAAGTGGGGAAAAATGAGTCTTTGTGGCAAACGGCAGATCCAAATTAAAACTAGTTCTCTGCTAAAGTTGTTGAGACTTTTTATGTCTGGATGTTTGTGGCGTTATGATAAAAAAGATCTTCTAGGAATGATTGAGGTGATTTCATCTGTTCTAAGCAGTCAGACGGTTCTTGTAACCACTTCATTGGACATGGACTAATAAACTAtatttgctgctgcttttctaaaTCACTGCCAGCGTTTCGTGTTGTATATGTTGTATACCCGTGCGATTtgctctttttgtgtgtttgttttgttgccagCTATAAAGTGAGATCTTAAATACGAcaaaataatcttatttttgattaatagTAATCGGGAGAGAGAATTATGTTACAGACATGAGTTTTGGCAGCTGAATGCTACTAATCATATTTTGGCAGTGTTGGTGGTTAATAGTGGGCTTGCAGCCCATGCTGCTTGTGTTtgctctttgtctttttctcctccattatggaaaaatgtttaaaggaaaTGCAGCAAGTTGCTTGAATGGAAGACAGTCATTGTAGTGCAGAGTATAAAAGTGTATGTGgtgtttgctcttttttttatgttgtggttcatttcatttcagttattGGCAGATTTCTTCTGCCGTAAATAGTTGGTGTAACAATGGATTTTAGTGCAGCAGATCTGTACACACAGGATAAACACGATGCATCTTTTCCACTGGGGCCTAAAACTGCACACAGCTGTAAGACGTGACGTTGATGAGAGTCATGATTCATTAATTAGtaagttttgtttgtgtcgCTTTACTTCCCATGCCTGAATGACCAGTGTTGAATCCTCTGTGATCAGTGGGTAcagtatgtttgtgttttagcaggTTGTGTGTGCAAACTGGTCTCTCAAGTTCCCTTCTTTGGACATAATGCTGTGCTGCGTGcatgcgcgtgcgtgtgtgcgtgtgtgtgtgtgtgtgtgtgtgtgtgtctcttgtGTCCGTAATTATGTCCGgccttttttattaaacatcagcttgaaaagaaaagctgtgaaatCTGTCAGATTTCCCCTCATTTAAACACACAGGTGCAGCTAAAGTCTTCCACCAAAGACACTAAATAAACAGCTGTGCTTTCCCCCTCTCTGTAGTGAGgatacacacacgcgcacgcacacacacacgcacacgcacacacacacacacacacacacacacacacacacacacacacacacacacacacacacacacacacacacacacacacacacacacgatgcTTTGTTRTARAGAGGAAAAGAGTAGGAGGGAGAGTGACTGACTGAGAGAGCAAACAAGAGCTGGAGCGCTATTCAAAAGCTTCTGGGATTTGATTTATGTGATCCGTTTCAGAAGAGGAGACAAATATAGCTGATATAGCACACCATGTATTATGTAGAGAAGAATCTATTGTTTACTGTACATTactatgttttattatttagcctGTTTTATGTCTCCCAGGGGAGTGAATCTGATTCAAACGCAGAGCTCCACGTGAGCAACGGATTCAGAGGATCCAGaaagatatttcaaaacaaacgcAGAGAAACGGCGCTaattcttcctctctctctgtttctgatTTGTCCAGTGGAGCAAAAGACGTTCAAGGACGTGACGAACTTCAGCACCTTCCTGCTGAACTCTTCCTCAGGGATCCTTTTTCTGGGCGCCAAGGATGCCATTCTAGCCGTGGACACCAACAACCTGAAGCAACGGCCAAAAAAGGTGATGCTGCAGTGGAGAAGAGCAAATTTAtatcaatgtgtgtgtgtgtgtgtgcgtgcgtgtgaggGATAATGGACCCCAAATCATCAAATGTCTCCTTTTCATACCAGATGAAACAAATAAGTCATTTGAGAAAACTATTCATTCTTGTAAACCTGTGAGTTTTATAAGTATGTCACCCTGAAATCCTCTGGAATGTTTTTTGTAGAACTACAAagtatttatgttgaaattttgCCTTTTCTATTCAGTTTTGCGATTGCACAGTAATGTACCCATTGTGagacaataaaggatatttctattctgttCAAATTCCTGATGATCAGATCATAAAAGTTGGAGAACTTGTATATAACATAAACTCTAGAACAGGCTTGATTTGAtcaacatttcataaaaaatgctCAGGAAAAGGGCGAAATATGCGTAAAGCAAGTTTTCTTTCATTCCAAAAAGATGAGAAGACGAGTTTCAATCTCTTCTGGATCTCACACGTGGATATGGATTATAAATAACAaagtattgtatttttaactggCTCGTTTTTCCTGGATTTGCCCTTTAACCTTATGTTTCAGACACACAGTGCAAGAAAACGTCTTCCAGAGTTGGCGAAAAGGGCGTGTAAAGGATCTTTAAAGATCAGCCTGTTCCAGTGACAGGAAACAATAGCTGATCATTTTTGGGTTACAGAAAGTGATTAATCTGATATTGACCAGCTGTCAGTAAGCAGTTGTTGACTTACCCGGTTCTTTCTTCTCACCTTCCTTCAGATTGATTGGGTCGTACCGGAGGAGAAGAGGAAGTCTTGTGTGGGGAAAGGAAAGACAGAGGTGAGACTTTTTAAAGTCTTCTGTTTGATTTAGAAATAACTCAGATTTATAGACACAATAAGGTTCTGTGAATTAATTCTGGATAATTGTTTGTGTAGCTTGATTTAGAGGATCTCCTGTTTGCTGTTTCAGTGTCATCAAtctggaaaatacaaaaaaaaaattatgaacttcagtttcttttgctTGAAATAGGCCTAGTTCCTGGTTCCAGTGCAAACcgcaattttaaaaagtcaagcTTCAAAAATCACAGAAGTTTCTGTTATGCTCTTCACTTTGACCtccatttgatttaaaataaaactgtacaatgagacgtaatttattttgtttaaaacagaaaactacaacATGTAGATTATTACTCCTTATGTAATGATGTTTTCTGTGACAtccagaagttttttttttttcaaaatgcttaATTTGTCTTGTGATTGGTGGGATAAGCATAGCAGGCTTCTTTCTGCCAGCTGACCGACTGTGTGCAGCAAGGCAAAAACATAATCTAGTTCTATGGtcaattattataattttttttttttttggccttggaattttttgttttgtttattctgtgCAACATAAATGTGACATGGGTAACTGTTTTCAAGCCTCACTAGATATTTTCATtcttattttctataaaatttacttaaaaacaaaacaaaaatatatacaagaAACAATCCCTTGTATTGCATGATGGAAAACAAGCAATAAAGatacaaaacacctgaaacataTCATGTAATTTAGTgaaattatttgcatatttttgggACATACGTACTTGTAGGTGATATGAACTGGATCCAAGTTGTATTTACCTCTtcatgtatatgtgtgtgtgtgtgtgtgtgtgtgtgtgtgtgtgtgtgtgtgtgtgtgtgtgtgtgtgtgtgtgtgtgtgtgtgtgtgtttcacaaGCCCATGTTGCTGGGCATCAGACGTGAAGTTCTGGGACTGATGCCAGGCCCTCATACAGGGTGTTAGCTCGCGAAGGGACACAGAAGCAGGAGACAGGCTGTATATAAAGTCACAGATGTCCACTAACCGCCAGAAACTGATTAAATAGAGCGTAAAGTACAGTCAAAGCTTTGCATCTCCGTCTACAGTGTCTACTTACAGTAGATGCTACACTCAATGTGTATTTGTTGATTCATGCCGGAgtgattcattgtttttttttttaaaatgcaatgtCAGATTGACGACGCTTTTAAGCTTTAATGGATGCTTGTGAAATTACTGTGTTCCAGTACGTCACCTCAAAAAGTCCATTTTAGCAGAGTTTTAGTGATAGATTTGAGCAGATTTCTTTGttcctgtgtaaaaaaaaaaaaaaaaaagaaagtgggaAGCTGACTCACTGATAAAAGCAGGAATacaaagggatttttttttctgcaaaaacattgattaaaaGATTACGCCTGAGTCAGAGGGAATAAGAAGAGAGATTGAAGCAACTATGAGAAAAAGCAAGAGTGCGTTTAGAAAACCACGGCGACAGACTCAACAGAAGACCACCTGCATGCGTTTGTGTGCTTGGTTATCATTGAAAGAGACGGCTTTGAACCGCTGGAGTGAGAACGTTTTGGAGAACTGAGGACGTTTGTCTCCTCACATTTCACACCACATTTAAGGGTTTATGCAGCTTTAGAGTGAAGGTGGTGCAGACACTCAGATTTACTGGGGAAACTAGGAGAATAGACGTTTACTAGAACATTTGCTAACTTAGAAACCCTCTTTTCAAGCAGCTTTCCTAAGCTAAACATGAcatgtttctgagtttttattgtcttcttATAAGGTTAATTGACAACATGACATGCATAGTTTTCTTCAGTAGAAACAGGATCAGAATTGCGCTGATCCAGCCTCAAATGTTTGCTAGTACTTTTAGCTCCAGCTTGCTGATGGTTACAGAAACGTGTGAGGTTAAAGTTCAACTTGCATAAACTTGAACATAAGAGTTGAGGCATGTACTGTGTAAAACTCTGGGAAAAAACTTTAGAGCCCACTAAGAATgatcattttctctgatttacTTTTTATGGCTTTATGTTTGcgtaaaatgaacattattttatttaatgaactactgacaacatgtctctgaaactccaaggtaaaaatgtaatatttatttgcagaaaatgagaaatggtcaaagaAAAGTTcgaagaaaacaagttcatgttcatttggaaacaaaactactaatgttttaactcaggaagagttcagaaatcaatatttggtgaaataaccaggaggttttcaatggggttcagtgcagtgggctcttaattgttttccaaagctgcattttgaCAGTATATCACTACGTCATGCATTATGTAGTCCTTccagaatggaaaaaaaacaagtcagattAAAACCCCCAAAATGAATGTAACATGATGAGTTCAGCTCATCATTGATGATCAAATCACCAAGTGAAAACCAATAATGCAGGTCCCAGTGGCTGAactgataaaatgtaaataattactgCAAGATTTTACTAAACACAGATTATCAATATGGAAATGCCAGACACAACGGATTTTCTTCCAAattaatttgatctttttattcATCATATGACTGAAAAATGCCTCCAACGATCCCACGAGTTAAGGAATATCTTATTCCATCTGGCAGCTTCATTTAGTAAAAGGCTGAAATCATAGAattagtcattaaaaatgaatagaGTGACAATAGTCTTATTGTTGTGTTAATTTCAAGCGCCACATTAAATTCGTAATCCTGATTTGAGGCTGTGTTTAATGACTGGAGGGTATTTTGGCTGGCAGCGGGCCTCCCACGGAGCTGAACCGGCACGGCGGTGGCGGCTGGTGTGGGTTAGCGGGGAGGGCTGATTCAGGTGACATGATCTGGGCCTGGGAGAGGATCTGGTCCCTGGGGAAGAGGTGACTCAGGCCTGGAGCTCATCCAGAAAAACATGGAGTCTTtgtgctgcacacacacacacctacacacacttCAATATAAATTACCTGCGTCATCTTTTCCTGCTAAGTGAGGTGAGACTGTGAGGGTATTTTTCCActtcagacagacagaagagATGCAAATATTACATTGTTGGTTTGCTGTTGATTGATTTTggattatgaaaaaaaagacagctatTTCCAtcccaaaacaaaactttaagaccaaagtattaatatttaaaaacatattaaaacacaTGCCAGGTATGTCACCATTGTTCGTCACCATTGACATCTTCAAATGTGGGATGCACTATGAATATTTACATGGAACGTTTTCACACggaaatctaaaaatgtattttcatatttactgaATATTGAAGTTGAACACAAAAAGTCACGCTTAGGCTCAACTCATTTCTGTAACTTTGTCTCCCCCTGCAGGCGGACTGCAACAACTACATCCGTCTGCTGGAGTTCCAGAAAGACGGCCACATCTACGTGTGTGGCACCTACGCCTTCGACCCCCAGTGTGCATTCCTGGTGAGTGTGTCCATCACCTCCATACTTCTAGGCAGCGGCATGCGAACAATCGACTGCAAACGAGTCATAATCTGTTCTGTGTTTGAGTTAAGAGTGGTTATTAAATTGCAGACACAAAcgcaaatgtattttattcggttttcatgtaaaacttttaggtgcatagaaaataaaacatgtttttcctacttttttttgcaaatagaaaTCTAAGGAGAGTTTTTCATGGATTTTTATGTGGTTATAGAACCACCTCACACTGAATCTACAGATCCTTACAGGCGCCTCTGGGCAGTTTAGTTTCAcccagttgtgttttttttttttttctgtcatcctGCAGCACGTTCCCTCCTTCACTTTGGAAAAAACAGAGGATGGAGCATTGAAGATGGAGACTGGGAAGGGAAAATGCCCCTTTGAGCCCAGTCAGCGTTACACAGCTGTAATGGCAGGCAAGTGGGAAAACTTTGGATCAGTTCTCAGCTGGCTTAATTCATGCTTCCCAAGCCTGCTCTGttataaatgtttctctttcttctcttcaGATGGCATCCTCTACACAGCAGCCACCAGTAACTTCCTGGGAACCTCCTATGACATCTCCAGGGCGACGGGCCCCGAGCAGGAGCGCGTCCGAACCGACCAATCCATCAACTGGCTCAACGGTGAGGCGCTCCGAAGTTCTCCAGCGcccaaaatacacacatttgATCTTGTGAATGACCTTACTGGTCATTCACAAGACCACTAAGGTCTTGTGAATGACCTTACTGGacgtttgtttttctcattcgTGTATTCAGACCCGGAGTTTGTGAGCTCGGCGTTGATAGAGCAGGCCCCGGACAGCAACCCGACCGGAGACGACGACAAAATCTACTTCTTCTTCACCGAGATGGCCAAAGAGCACGATCTGTACACCAAAGTGCCGAGGGTGGTGCGGGTCTGCAAGGTAACCCAGAGATTTGACGAAATCGACTTatttgcgtttctttttttggctttgctgaagtaaacaTACACTGTCTGATTGTTTAGTCTGACGTGGGAGGGATGAAGACTCTGCAGCGACGGTGGACCACCTTCCTCAAGGCCCAGCTGGTGTGTGAAGACAAAGCCAGCGGTCAGCGCTACAACATACTGACGGACGTTTTCACGGCTCAACACTCCCCAGGAGACCCCAGCAGCACACACTTCTACGGGCTGTTCACCTCCCAGTGGTAGGAACAGTCGGAGAAAACGATTACCTAATAATATGCTCTATAAAAGTGTTGAATATGTGGGCAGAAGTTGCACTGCAGTGACCAAATTATAAAATTGATGGCAACTTTATTCTTTCTGGGTATTAAGAAGTCAGTTTTCAGGAAATATTTTACCAAGGGGTGATGCAGACAAATcatttttctaaactttaaaCCAcgctttgtaatttttttcttgtttctttttttttcagggagCCCAATGATATTTCAGCGGTGTGtgtcttcagtctgtttgaCATCAGCAAAGTGATGGACGGTCCTTTTAAAGAGCTGAAGAAGACATGTGAGAACTGGAACAGTCCTGAGACTGTCCCCACACCAAGACCGGGCCAGGTACCGAGCTCCTCCGCTCTGCCTGCTTTCATAAATACCTTTAGTTTTTCTCCTCATttaactattttcatttttcgTTTTGTTTACTGTTTAGTGTTTGAACAGCGACTTAAAGGCTCAGGGATTCGAATCCTCGTTGAAACTTCCTGATAAGGTGCTGACTTTTGTGAGGGATCACCCTCTGATGGAGAACGGCGTCACTGCAGCGCCCCTGCTGGTCCGGAAGGGAATTAAATACACCAAGCTGGCTGTGACGCTGATGGGCGAGGCCGAGGACCGGAGAGGAGCCGTCCTCCATCTTGGAACAGGTGAGAAGAGAGGAATAGAGATTAAGCTTCTAAGATGTGACTGTTTGGAGTCACTATGCTTATATTTCTCAACTACATTTTAATCTGTTCATTCAGGCAATTTTTAAAACACTCAAACTGTTGATTGGCTTAAAACTCAAGGATTTAAAATgtagcagcagaaaaaaattcagtttgtatTAATTCAGttagattttttctttatttgaactaaaataaaaaaaaaaacattttaatcggTTTCTCTGTTGTAGATCGTGGGGAGCTCCACCAGGTGGCAGTAGCGAACCAGAATGCAACTCTACTACAAGAGATTCCTCTTTTCTCACCGGAAGAGCCTGTCAACAACATAATAATGCATCAGGTAAAGCTTTAGCTTTTGTCTCTCACATCCAgcctttcattcatttatttagcttGTTGAAAATGAACTGGCTAGTTTTAGCGTGTGCTGGTTCTGTAAGGCGTCGCTGTGTTTCCAGGGCCGAGCGCTGGTGGGCAGCCCGCAGTCGGTGGCCA
This window harbors:
- the sema4f gene encoding semaphorin-4F codes for the protein MGDGMTLSGVLLVLVPMCCLMPGNGLPTFLGGLKVEQKTFKDVTNFSTFLLNSSSGILFLGAKDAILAVDTNNLKQRPKKIDWVVPEEKRKSCVGKGKTEADCNNYIRLLEFQKDGHIYVCGTYAFDPQCAFLHVPSFTLEKTEDGALKMETGKGKCPFEPSQRYTAVMADGILYTAATSNFLGTSYDISRATGPEQERVRTDQSINWLNDPEFVSSALIEQAPDSNPTGDDDKIYFFFTEMAKEHDLYTKVPRVVRVCKSDVGGMKTLQRRWTTFLKAQLVCEDKASGQRYNILTDVFTAQHSPGDPSSTHFYGLFTSQWEPNDISAVCVFSLFDISKVMDGPFKELKKTCENWNSPETVPTPRPGQCLNSDLKAQGFESSLKLPDKVLTFVRDHPLMENGVTAAPLLVRKGIKYTKLAVTLMGEAEDRRGAVLHLGTDRGELHQVAVANQNATLLQEIPLFSPEEPVNNIIMHQGRALVGSPQSVAKVQTEGCALYSSCEVCARARGVGCEWSAEDNICRFTLTDPGSGDVVDEALKKCDSQGRCSPSTKLLKVSPGLQILLPCVQLSPRPCSWEYPPHRHTRQHHSDLAVTVTEENLGNYVCTCQEGGPNVRDPTPCRRAAFFLHLEEPNASGSSSQNGNRHHLAIYVLLFFLGLVCGAFLLYFLTLKKNGSRPGNRAPDNSSSSEKEQKLLCSSTSPQSQSSSSMVSDGFRSSEKQNGKTTSTTATTLLSSQGNGGPHANSFSGGSRISSNPSNGHSLYGNCDTGGSGLKLNSEILVANALGGRTGDWRRPDLGEKEPGEGNGVDELLGARKKGLEDEFVSLSEFQAPLAPCEESSI